A genome region from Strigops habroptila isolate Jane chromosome 12, bStrHab1.2.pri, whole genome shotgun sequence includes the following:
- the LOC115615622 gene encoding rho GTPase-activating protein 24-like, translated as MFEESPPSRYLTRPAHPEDSQGTTTAVSHVLRDQENTGHVPMDNSDSLASPSDVPANPTSLQQHLAKLKMLMSRQKDEYESKIASLEQRNRELQSEIKGMHSKLGQQRKWYSLVEMKMRNAERAKEDAERRNEMLQKEMEEFFETFGEINRWK; from the exons ATGTTTGAGGAAAGCCCTCCTTCAAGATATTTGACAAGACCTGCCCACCCAGAAGACTCCCAGGGAACCACCACAGCTGTAAGTCATGTTTTGCGGGATCAGGAAAACACAGGACATGTCCCCATGGACAACAGCGACAGCTTGGCTTCCCCCAGTGACGTGCCAGCAAACCCaacatccctgcagcagcacctggcAAAGCTGAAGATGCTGATGTCCAGGCAGAAGGATGAGTATGAATCTAAGATTGCAAG CCTGGAGCAGCGGAACAGGGAGCTGCAGTCGGAGATTAAGGGCATGCATTCAAAACTGGGACAGCAGCGCAAGTGGTACAGTCTTGTGGAGATGAAAATGCGAAATGCAGAGAGAGCAAAGGAAgatgcagagagaagaaatgagatGCTCCAGAAAGAGATGGAAGAGTTTTTTGAAACCTTCGGCGAAATTAACAGATGGAAATGA